One segment of Fusarium oxysporum f. sp. lycopersici 4287 chromosome 7, whole genome shotgun sequence DNA contains the following:
- a CDS encoding CNT family concentrative nucleoside transporter (At least one base has a quality score < 10) yields the protein MRYPETEETLTAGRVVIPDDDEHKAENALHAFANGAWLGIKIAGTIVCSLLCIIALVAFINGLLTWWGRYLNINDPTPLTLQLILGYLLFPVSFLLGVSRTNGTNKTGDILPVAKLIAEKIITNEYKAFSLLTNPSPKDNEFYGLSPRSQLIATYALCGFGNIGSLGIQIGILSQLAPSRGGDVAKLAVSALISGVLATLTSASVAGLVVTNQLSSFGQNASS from the exons ATGCGATATCCCGAGACTGAAGAGACTCTCACAGCTGGTCGTGTAGTCATTcccgatgatgatgagcacAAGGCTGAGAACGCTCTCCACGCTTTCGCCAATGGTGCTTGGCTCGGAATCAAGATCGCCGGTACCATCGTCTGCTCTCTTCTCTGCATTATTGCTCTGGTCGCATTCATCAACGGTCTCTTGACCTGGTGGGGACGAtacctcaacatcaacgatCCCACCCCTCTTACTCTCCAGCTCATTCTTGGATATCTTCTCTTCCCCGTGTCTTTCCTCCTCGGTGTATCTCGCACCAACGGAACCAACAAGACTGGCGATATTCTCCCcgtcgccaagctcatcgcCGAGAAGATCATCACC AACGAGTACAAGGCCTTCTCCCTCCTCACAAACCCCTCCCCCAAGGACAACGAATTCTACGGCCTCTCCCCCCGCTCCCAGCTCATCGCCACCTACGCCCTCTGCGGCTTCGGCAACATCGGCTCCCTCGGTATCCAGATCGGTATCCTCAGCCAGCTCGCCCCCTCTCGCGGTGGTGATGTTGCCAAGCTTGCTGTCTCGGCTCTCATCTCTGGTGTTCTCGCCACTCTCACCTCTGCCAGTGTCGCTGGTCTCGTCGTCACCAATCAGCTTTCCAGTTTCGGCCAGAACGCTTCCTCATAA